A window of the Lactuca sativa cultivar Salinas chromosome 5, Lsat_Salinas_v11, whole genome shotgun sequence genome harbors these coding sequences:
- the LOC111897949 gene encoding MLP-like protein 423, which produces MATTGNLDVEVKVKSEAEKFWKSIKDDVTILPKVCSKIYEKIEVVEGDGWSLGSVREIHYGEGMPFGKSRKEKIEEIDESKKKVVYSVIGGDLMEYYKTFKFSIEVIPEGEGSLVKWHCEYEKTSDEVPDPITGRDTAAENIKDIDAYLLKA; this is translated from the exons ATGGCAACCACAGGGAATCTTGATGTTGAAGTCAAGGTGAAATCCGAAGCAGAAAAGTTCTGGAAAAGCATCAAGGATGATGTCACCATCCTCCCTAAAGTTTGCTCCAAAATTTACGAAAAAATTGAAGTTGTTGAAGGGGATGGATGGAGCCTTGGATCTGTCCGCGAGATTCACTATGGTGAAG GGATGCCATTTGGGAAGTCAAGGAAAGAGAAGATAGAagaaattgatgaatcaaagaaGAAAGTGGTTTACAGTGTGATTGGTGGGGATTTAATGGAATACTACAAGACTTTCAAGTTTAGTATTGAGGTGATTCCCGAGGGAGAAGGAAGCCTTGTGAAATGGCATTGTGAGTATGAGAAAACAAGTGATGAGGTTCCAGATCCTATCACGGGTAGAGACACTGCTGCCGAGAATATCAAGGATATTGATGCTTATCTTCTTAAAGCATAA